In Psychrobacter immobilis, a single genomic region encodes these proteins:
- a CDS encoding sugar transferase, translating to MQQHLWQYLSVRTLVGWLIVSVVPAVLLFWGYIIADNIQLTQVHSVIASSSAVVLSIIGLERLTQFPGQKSMITVLPTLLSVGLIVGLILLIFRLPYSVYYLSTSAIIGVLFCFISQIYLRAVTQVTIAYVPIGRCQSLLDITDVRWVRLPPCFEPASHPRLPFHAVVADLADSSLTAQWEQLLAETALQGTPVYNVLQVRESLTGRLPIKHLYENNLGSLLPSQSYLLLKRLLDTLVILITAFIVIPIALLIASIIKWQNRYNRESIFFTQQRIGQGGKLFTMYKFRSMVASAEANGAQMATSDDMRVTKFGSFIRQTRLDELPQFVNVLKGDMSLIGPRPEQLDFVKRFNETIPFYRYRHIVKPGISGWAQVMQGYASDEDETKVKLEHDFFYIKNFSLTLDLLIVIKTIQTMVTGFGAR from the coding sequence ATGCAGCAGCATCTTTGGCAATACTTAAGCGTACGTACCCTAGTAGGGTGGCTGATCGTCTCTGTCGTTCCAGCAGTCTTGCTATTTTGGGGTTATATAATCGCTGATAATATACAACTCACGCAGGTTCATAGTGTCATTGCGAGTAGTAGCGCTGTAGTTCTAAGTATAATTGGATTGGAGCGACTGACCCAGTTCCCTGGGCAGAAGTCTATGATAACCGTACTGCCGACATTACTAAGTGTTGGTTTAATAGTGGGACTGATACTGCTGATCTTTCGTTTACCCTATTCAGTCTATTATCTATCTACTAGTGCAATTATAGGTGTGCTATTTTGCTTTATATCGCAAATTTATCTACGCGCGGTGACGCAAGTGACGATAGCTTACGTGCCTATAGGACGCTGCCAAAGCTTGCTAGATATTACTGACGTGCGTTGGGTTAGATTACCCCCCTGTTTTGAACCTGCTAGTCATCCACGCTTGCCTTTTCATGCGGTAGTGGCGGATCTAGCAGACAGTAGTTTGACAGCTCAATGGGAGCAGCTGTTAGCAGAAACGGCACTTCAAGGCACGCCCGTCTACAATGTGCTGCAAGTGCGAGAGTCGCTGACTGGCCGATTGCCTATCAAACACCTCTATGAGAATAACCTGGGCTCGCTGCTACCATCACAGAGCTATTTGCTATTGAAACGGCTACTGGATACGCTAGTTATCCTAATTACTGCGTTTATCGTCATTCCGATAGCGCTTTTGATAGCTAGCATAATCAAGTGGCAAAACCGTTACAATCGGGAATCAATATTTTTTACGCAGCAGCGTATAGGCCAAGGTGGTAAACTATTTACCATGTATAAGTTTCGCAGTATGGTAGCCAGTGCAGAAGCCAATGGCGCGCAGATGGCAACTAGCGACGATATGCGAGTGACCAAGTTTGGTAGCTTTATTAGGCAGACACGTCTTGATGAATTGCCGCAGTTCGTCAATGTGCTAAAAGGTGATATGAGCTTAATCGGGCCTAGACCTGAGCAGCTCGACTTCGTCAAACGCTTTAATGAGACCATACCCTTCTATCGCTATCGCCATATCGTCAAGCCAGGTATCTCAGGTTGGGCGCAAGTGATGCAAGGGTATGCCAGTGACGAAGATGAAACGAAGGTAAAGTTAGAGCATGATTTCTTTTATATTAAAAACTTCTCATTGACATTAGACTTATTGATAGTGATTAAGACGATACAGACGATGGTAACAGGATTTGGGGCGCGGTAG